A segment of the Ipomoea triloba cultivar NCNSP0323 chromosome 1, ASM357664v1 genome:
GTATGAGTGTTAAAATCGTGTCATTTACACCTGGGGGGGGGGGAGGAGCTTGCCTTCGGAGAAGAAGCTCATGGCGAATTTTAGCAAATCCTTCCCAACTATGCCCCATGCTTATTGATAAAAACCAATTGTATACCCATCCGATCCCGGGGCCTTGCTTGGGTTCATGTTAAACAAGGCTTGCTTTATCTCTTCTGGTTCAAATGGTCGGTTAACTGACTGCCATTCTTGATTTGACAATACTGGATAGTGCCCATATATGAAATTTTGGGAGCTTCTACTATGGTCCTCTGCAAACAATAGAGTAAAGTAATTTCGAACATGTTCTAATAGGAGGTCTCTATCTGTCACCCATACCCCTTCCTTTGTTTTAAGCTTATCAATTTGTGTCCTATTCTTGTTAACCGATGTCGCAATGTGGTAGTATATGGTATTTCGGTCTCCAGAGAGTATCCATTCCTCTCTCGAACGCTGAAACCAGATAAGTTCCTCTTGGGCTAGAGCTTCATCAAGCTCACTTTTCAGTTTCTTCTCGAGCTTGATAAGGTTTGGGGTCGCTCTCTGAGAGAGGCATCTTTGCACCCCTTTTATCCTGGCCAGGAGTTGCTTTTTCCTTTTGAAGACATTACCAAACGTATTAACATTCCATTCCTCTAATGCTTCTGCTGTCAGCTTCTTATTCCTCTCCAACTCTTCACCTGGACACCATGATTTACCGATGCAATTAAGGAAATCTTTATGGGTGATCCATGCCATATTGAATCTAAATCTTTTCCCGTCCCTCTGGAATCTTCGTCCTCTAGTCGTAATTAGGAGCGGTGTGTGGTCTGAATTCACTATTGGCAGATGTTGTACTATAGCGTCAGGAAAGTGAATCTCCATTCTGCATTACTTAAGGCTCGAACTAACCTAGCACCTTTGAAAGTCGAAGTGTTGATTCCTCTCATCCATGTAAAATTCGTTCCCAAGAAGCCTAGGTCTATCAGACCTTTTTTAAATATCCACTCCCGGAAGTCTGTGCATCTTGTTACATTGAATTGTTCTGTATTGCTCACCTCTTCCCTACTAACTACAGATTTGAAATCACCGCACACTAACCACTGGTTTTGAGAGTTGAGATCCTGAAAAGAAAGGTTAGAAAACAAATCTTTACGCAAGGAAGAATTCGGGCTGCCATAAACCACCGTTAGCACCCAGGGAGGTAGATTCTCTTCTTCCACCTGCAAACTCACAAATTGTGGGTGAGTCCTCAGTATCTCTACCCCATGGGATAATTTCCATAGGATCCAAATACCACCGGAAAAACCAACCGCTTCGACCCTTACCCATTCGTCAAAACTGAAACTAAAACAAATAGAATTAGCTTGATCACCTGAAGTTTTGGGCTCAAGCAGACATATCATATCAGGGGAGAAATCCCTGCAATATAGCTTAAGGGTGCGCCTAAATGCTCTAGAGGCTGCACCCTGACAATTCCAAcagaaaataatcataaaaagaTTGGGAAAAGCAAACACGTGCTCAGAAGCACAACAACAACTTACATATCAAAATCCCCTTGGCCCAACTGGCCAGACTAATCTCTCATGGTAACATCATTAGTTTCAGATCTGTTTTGAAAAACTCTTGCAATGTCGGGAGGATCCTCCTGAAGCTCATGGTTAACTTCTGCTCCATGGGAGGACTCAGGGACGTCAGCTTGATGATGAACAACTGTAGTGGAAATTTGTTTGCCGAGCCTTAACCCCCTAACAACCGTGTGTTCTGACTCGGCTGCAGCACGCCTCGGTGCACCACCTCTGCAACCCCTCCCTCCGTGTGCTCCACGCTCAACCGGGTGGACTTGTCTGACTTGGTGAGGTTGCGGAGCCTGCCTCTGCTTTGGGGTTGATGGGACGTTCGTATTCTTGCTAGATTCCTTGGGGTATAACCGGTTTCTACTGGGGGGGCCGTTCCTGACCTACTTGGCTCCGCCTCATTCTCCTGCAGATTTTCAAGAACAACATAACGAGATTCAGTTGCGAGCCTAGTTGGGTTTACTGGTGCAGGTACATCTTGGTTCCATCTTCGATCTTGAAAGCCCAGTGGCCGAGACTCCCTCCTTGGTCCTCCTTTTTCCTTCCTAGTAACTAGCATCCAAACCCCATAGTTGTCTGTGTAGTCGTAAACTGGAGCCTTGGTCTGTTTTGCCTTCCGTTGAGAACCATTCGGTTGCTGCGTGTTCGTTGGATTATCTCTGGGAGATTGGGTGGCCGCATTCTCTCCTTCCTTATTCTCCTCCCCTTCGCACTGCCCCTGCTTGTGGTCGAAAATGCCGCAGCGAAAACATACCATATGTATCCCTTCATACTCAATCGACATTACCTCACCAGCTAGAGTAAATTTCGACAGTAATCGTTTCGTCATATCCAGCTCTACACAGATTCTTGCAAACTTACCCTTGGATGCCAGGCTTGTCGTATAATACACCTTAACCGGACAACCCACCTCCTTCCCTATTTTCTTCAAGAAATCATCATCGAAATATTCAATGGGGAGGGCCGGGAATCCATACTAACAGTTTCTCCAGCTTGCTCTTTCTTGGGAGGAAATTTGGTCTCCATTCCTGGACTGTTATGTAATGCCCCAAAATGATCCACGGGCCTTCATATTTGGCGAACTCATAGTCTCGCAAGGATTCAAATTTTGCCAAGTAATAATCTTGGTCTAATGCTATTAAATCAAAGCTTGATTCTGGTGTACACATCTTGTGAAGCCTGTCTAGTAAAAAGGAATAGCTGACCTTCCGCCCAAGAACCTTGATGATGAGTGTGCGCCGCCAAAGCCGGCGTAGTCGCTCCTTCTCTTCCTTTGTAATATGTATGACTGGGCAATTCGGGTCAGATTCTCCCTCGTTCATCTCCTCGTCTTCCAATATCGCTTCTTTCTCAAAGCTTTCCGGGATTTCCTTCCGTCCCCAGGCTATATTGGGGGTTTCTACCGGCGTCCTCCATTGGGCGGATTCGGGTGATTTCAGATCGACTAAGAGTTGCGCTTCTTGGGCGAAATTCCCAGATGATAAAGAATCCGTTGTCTCTATTCTTTCCCTAGGTCTTTTCGTCTTCTTCGTACTTCACTGGAGAAGATCCTCGTCTTCCGGTGACCGGGTGGTCGCCGCCGGCGAACTCGTTCCAGAGAGCGTTCCTGGATCTTGGTCcatttatattataatgttCTCTAATAGTAAATATTTCATCATataaggaaattgataatacatatgttaatttcataattaaaggagattacaaaaacttatgataattattctaattcacatattattatgctaattcacagattattatgcaatacaattatgcaaattattccaaactgattattacacatataaaatgaTCCTAATGgatacttttgaataaaatcttaacaattatgttaattaataaattaattcacacattatatttttattaaactatttgTTTTATACTTGCTGTAATATAGATTTATCTAATCAATCGaggaaattaaacatgcacatactatgaacataatttaaaaaaaaaataaacatacacatattacatctataattaaacaaaattaaacatacacatgttattttattaataataatatataatccttaattaatataattattcagattacatggacgccataattagtataataattaataatatatactctttaattaccattagtaatcataataaaatgacctcattcttattagaattaatgataaatttttctgcccatataaaaaattaaacatacacatattacggtgggtaattaaaagaaattaagcatactatacacatattacgtccatagttaaaggatattaaatataaacatattacGCCCATATTACCAACTTATATTAAatactttaatcttactataataattaaacatacggatcttcatttgattatagtaaatttttattacttaaaataattcaattaaccatgctcttccttctatttttttagacttttcctgttataatttttaagtaatcaaattcaacactaatatacaaatcttataatttcaaataaatgtatatactttcaaatattaaaattgtttataatttcatcattaattttattatttaaatatataataaaaaatttatttgtgcatcgcacgggtaagtTACTAGTCATGTACTATAAAAGGAGTGTAATTTCAATTCACCTCTGCCACTGCAATCCTATATAATTACAAACACTTTTAACAAAGAATATTTAGGATACAAAATGCCGCCGATATATATCTTGGCCACTCAGATATCACCGATGAGAACAACGTGCGCATTGAATGTTAGATGTATTCGAACTTATGAAGTGAGGGAACGGAAGTCCAGTGAAGTTGTGAAATGTCGAGAATGTGTCTTCCATGATAGCGAGGTAATTGTCTAACCTGCAAAAATGCATATAGGATTATCAAGTTTTATATGAAAAGTGTTCATATACAGCAGTGTAATTTTTGTCTTCTTCTCATTGTAGGGTAATGTTTTACATGTTCACATCCCACGTGAGCATGTTGTTAAATTTCAAAACCAGTTCGTTGAAGGCAAAGTTTATTGTCTAAAAAATTTTcttgtggttactaatttttatacttataagACGAGCCCAAACAAATTCATGGTCAAGTTCAATTACTCTACGGTTGTGAAACAGTACAAGAATTTAAACTTTCCTAGGCATATGTTTCCTTTGAGAAGTTTTAAATCTTTGAGAGCATCTGAGCAGATTGACGACAAAGAACTCATTGGTAAATAATCTTACTATATTGTAATCATTTAGTATAGTATTTATTTTATGCCAATctagtactccctctgtcccattttacctgtcatgtttactattcattggtcaaaccaactctttcttcattgcttattttctttagtaatttttaattatttgtaaatttaattttgtgtgtttaatagtacttttaatgtagtttctaaatatataaattttatatactaatactaaatttaatattatgaaaaattgaattaaaaataaattcagtcaagcctcattaaccgaatcagacaaacaaaatgggacggaggtagtatatgTTTCTTTTAGATGTGATTGGAAGGATAGTTGAGATTTACTCTCCAATAGAAAGGATTGTGGGTGGAAGGCCTTCTCGGTTGATTGACTTTCTCATTGAGGATGAAAGgtaaattatgttgttttctttcaattcttctATTTTTAATCCTAGGATGTGTTTTTGGTTTTACAGTCTattatctttttaaatattcagTGGGGATGAAATGAAATGCACAGTATGGGATGATCATGTGGATAAGGTTGACTCTTGGTACAAAAAAAGTGTCAATCTTCATGTCATAATGTTGATGCAATTTTGTAGGGTCAGAAGTTGTTACAATAGTAAGTACACATAACAAATTATATTCCTAATATTGTTTCTACAAAACACACTACattattcaataattttttttattatctttttgtTATTTTCCTAAGCTGGGGAAACTAAAATTTCAAGCTCCTATGATGCCACACAATTATTTATCAATGAAGACATCCCTGAAATTCTGGAGTTTAGGGATAGGTAAAAACTACATTTACCTATACTTTATTCTAAGGTTAAGACttataaaaaatactaatcTGCCAAATCTTAAACTATTTGATCTATATTATAGAATATGTGGTGAGAAGACTCCTATGCGTAGTATTTGTTTTATTTCAAGTATGTCTTCTGCCACCAATACTTTTGACACATTCAACATTGGTTCTATGATAATGACTACCATTGCTGAGGTTTATGACAAGAAACAGGTATTTTCCTTaagataaattaataaaatcaaatctTTAAACTCTTTTTAATCTATGATGAGTTTTGTCCAGTACAACGACTATTGGGTGGTGGCTAAGATCGTTGGTATAGAAAATGGTTTGGACTGGTATTATAACTCATGTAAGACATCTGGTTGTAGCAAAAAACTTACCCTAAATACTAATGGGTGCTACGATTGTTACAAGTGTAATAAGACATGGGGAGAAGGAATGTTGAGATATAGGCTTAAGGTCAGAGTTGTTGATAGGAATGGAAATGCACCATTCCTTTTGTGGGACCGGGAGTGCAAAGAGTTGATTGGCATGTCTGCTGTTGAACTGAGAGACAAATATCCACAGGTAATGAACCATTACTCATTAGATGACTTTACAATCAAGTATAGACCTTACTACTTAATATATTTACTCTCTAATTGTTAGGATAACCAACTTCTACCTAATGAGATTTTATCCTTGCGTTCTATGACACTAATCTGGAAGATTGCCGTGAGGAAAGAACAGTTTGATAACCTTCATAATGCATTCGCTGTTATGAAGGCTATTAACGATACTAAATTGGTTGATTCCTACTGCCCTGAATTACTGGAAAGCTTTGATAATGATCCAACTTCTAAGCTTCAGTCCAATGATTGTTTTGAATTGGATGAGGTAAAATCTATATACTTTTCACTAAAATCAAGCTGAATTTTAGGGTAAATGTAGTactaaatgtcattttttctgtttttttcaGGAGTTTATTTCTGAAGGTGAAGCTGAAAGTCCCCTAGCCATAACTGGAAATGCCACGGATGTTGAGGATCTAGACTCTGGTGCTGTTAAGAGGTGTCTTTTAGATGAATTTTCCTCAAGCAAGACCTCTACAAAGAAAATGCTCCTACAAGTCAAATTGGAGAAGACCACTGAGGATGTAGTTTAAGACTTAAAAGAGACATTGATTGTTTCAAACATGTTTTTGAAAACACTGTTTTGGTTCTTTTTGTTCTGCTACTGTCAAACATTTCTGCCGTGTTGGCTTTTTTTGCTTAAAACTTTGACTACTATATCACTGTCTAAAATCCTTAAATAGATTAATCACTAAAAACTGCTTGAATCTCTATCTTAATGCTCAGTACTATTCAATACCTTTTTTCCTATGTTTGAAGTACAGGTAAATATGAAGAACTTAAAAGCGGGTATGAGCAGCTATATGATTGCCTAGCATATCATTGGACATGGTATGGTTTCTTTACCCTTTACACTTACTAAgggttactttttttttttttgaaaccaataGTAAGTGTTATTTAttgataagcctccaagatacccattatttgagtacatATTAGGGTGCTTTGCCacgtttttagtatccttacatgataaattgcgatcaaatatgctttaaattcactaaccacaCGCAAATCTACTTTTAGCATAAATTGAGGTgatacaggagtcccgggagccaataggaaCGAAAATTgagcttaaggaacgaaccaggcaaggcTGGAGCCCCGAAAGACCCAAGAagacctccacacgcgtgttggtgcGCGTGGCCACgatccagtagccatccacgcacgaccacacgcgtgtggaggggcgtggagaGGACAATGCGCGAATTTTCCCTTGGGTTACTTTTCGAAGACCATTTAAActcccttgatagattttcagggagtcttcttcttctttcccaATTTTTGGATTCACCTTAGATAATTTCTAGGATTATTTTAGAGAGTTCTtccatattattataatagtttagataattctcattgtagcaagacaacaagcttggattgaaggatcacttcaactctaggtgatttctattacatttctaatctattttactattttgttcttggattgaattagctattgtcttGAAATTCTTATCAttagtggctagtttaatctagggatttggattgtgtgaagatatgttgctagtatgatgattttatatcttattttggatctaaatgcttggattgttgggttatctattcttgtctactgattgttgttttgatgatatcttgttcagatttggccaatctagatgagagattgagctcttgactctttcatgtctttgattagagttaggattgaagctttgtaacaatcatagatcctatggacttcttaagaatagtaggaaagtgtgtagctaaagtgtttgataaaatgtctcttagaactttggatgcttgaaggcattcctaagtccaagaagccttagtacacaaaggtggaagaggactaagagcACACattcttgaatagccaacatctttgtcttgtttatccaATACCgtagacacactaggatgcaacatagatgagcactatccaatccctacctttTTACATACTTTTCAATCTTACTTATTTTACCCCTTTTTCTCTCACAAACTTTATGAACCCTTTCACTCCCAAATCGTCATTCACCACTCTCAAATCTATCgcatgactcaatcacgtgaatgctcgaacacttgacacacctccacgtccttccttcgagaccgacactcggggagtcattgactttccgttttaacacacacacatcttTTGACGATTCACCCTTACCATAAACTACCATCCGACCATTTATTCACTAATACTTGCAGTAAATGTAATTTGCATGTCAAGAAGGTATAAACAAATCAAGTCTGAACAACAAGGTCAGTGCCTaggaaaaagttttttttttgttctaacTTCTTATAAATTGTATTTCAATTTTACTGTAAAAACACTATGTAATTTCCCAAGTTGGGCACAACATTATTAATACAACATTTTACAgcactacaatatatatatatatatgtgtgtgtgtgtgtgtgtgtgtgtgtgtgtgtgtgtgtgtgtattaaacATATCATGCATTTCACATAGCTCACAAAGACAAGCAATCAACAAATTGTACAAGTAACAGTAAAAAGACTAACCTTTCAAGTCATAATCCAATGTCTATAAATAGAATTCCAATATAGCCAAAGTTCATGTTCATGTTCCTGTCATCAAAGTTTATAGATCCAAATTCAAGTCAAAATACAATATAAgcatataaactaataaaaaatctattaaattaagaaattaaaaccaTGATTATACTCACCATTATGACATAGATGACTTTATTTTGCAATCTATGCCCATTATAGATAAGTTATACCCTTAATTGAACACCTGTTAACAGATTGAACTAAGTATAAGTAACTATAGGAAATTTGTTGTCAACTGGATTGTGTTTTGTGTACAAGGACTTAATGCCGTTGggtaaaaaaattgttactaAGCTGTTTAATCAGGAAATACTTAAACTATgcatataattcaatttttcatctgCTGTATGTAcggaaaatacataataaagtaaatctaaaaaatgtaattgtaTTACAGTATGTACGGAAAATACAATACAACAACAATATTGGGACATGAGAAAACTTatatattactccctctgtcccattttacctgtcctatttactattcattggtcaaaccaactatttcttctttgcttattttctttaataattttttattatttttaaatttaattttttgtgtttaatagtacttttaatgtagtttctaaatatataaattttatatattaatgctaaacttaatattatgaaaaattgaattaaaaattacctcagtcaagcatcgttaaacgaaccagacaaccattttgggacggaggtagtattaaaCATGTGTGTCAAAATAGGAATTTTTATCAGCTGCAATGTAAAATAAATTCCCAACCACTTAACTGtgtacaaaaatcaaattctaaTATAAGAAACCGCAACAAAATTCTATTGTTTTCACTACTGCTTTGTAACTTAAATGCACAACCACTTCATCTGTGTAAAAAAAAGAGTCTTCATAtaagcaactttaaaaaaagatGAATGTTCTCAACTGCCAGTGAACTGAAATCCAAGATCACTTAACCTGTAAAAAAGCAATTGCTAAAATATGGATCTATAAGGAACGAAACAAAATCCATAGGtatataacttttaaaattatcatatgtgtattaaaacaaTTAATGAATGATTGATAAatgatatttatgttttttggtTGATGTGAACTCatcattttaaaaactattCAGTCCCCAATATAAACAACTATCATTCTCTAATTAAAACAACAATTTAATTACAGATTGGTTAGCATATAAGACCATCCTCAAAGACAATTCATAAGATTGAAGAAAAATGAAGCAACTGTCAAGTTCCACAGTAATTGGAAACAAGAGGAagatatcatcatcatctagcCAAGGTTAGTCAACACTTTCCAATATATACAAACTATAAAGTTTTTCTGAATACAATACTCAACATTATACtttagaataaaaatatattcaatacacAATTTTCTAATTATAAACTTGTGTAAAAGATTACTGTTGTAAGTATAATCATGTCTATGAAATTCTTGATATTGTTTTGCATAAATTGTATTCTAATCTGTTTGTAATTACTAAAACCTTaggaattcaaaaaaaaatcgttATGATATAATGAAATGTAAACACAACtaataatttttcccaaaaaaataaattatcattctgTAAACATATAGCAGTAGAGAAGTCCAATTCAGATAGGAATTCttataatttcatataattaaattccaaaataaaaaagcaaaaaaataaaacttatctTTTCCTATATTTGTTAATCTTCTCAGAGTTGTTGATTAGCTGAgtatttcaattcaaaaaaataacagATCTATAGACAGATCTGTCATGCATGATATAGATCTTCCATATACCTACAATATACACAAAATTAAGATGAAAATcgtataaaaaaatactaaataaaaaacTATATTAGAAAGCCCTAATTTACACTCCgtagaaatttgaaaaaattaactaatCCGATTCAAAATGAAGAAGCCCTAAATCACACTTAGCTTTTCGTATAGCTCAAAGCTTGCCCTTCGTATTCCTTTGTAGCTGGTCTGATCTCCATAAACAAATATGAAACTTCTGTGAACATTCATAGTCTGAATCAACTAGATCCGTCGCAAGGGGTACTTTAATAGATCAACAACGACTGTGTTGAAAATCCGAGAAATGGAGTACGTAACTGAGATTGCTAGATAGATCTATCAATTTCTCTTCTAAGACACATAAATGTGTCGGAGAAGAAAAGTAAGAAGCAAGTGAAAAGGAAAGTTGAAGGATGAGAAGAAGCATCTGGAATTGGGTTGAGCGTACGAAGACCACACCTCATTCTCATTTACGgacaaaaagaatatatatatatatatatatatatatatatatatatatatatatatatagagggaatTATGATGTGTaataaacatattatatgtgaaaatatatatatatatatatatatatatatatatatatatatatatatatatatatatatataaattgg
Coding sequences within it:
- the LOC116008798 gene encoding replication protein A 70 kDa DNA-binding subunit A-like, with product MFLLDVIGRIVEIYSPIERIVGGRPSRLIDFLIEDESGDEMKCTVWDDHVDKVDSCSYDATQLFINEDIPEILEFRDRICGEKTPMRSICFISSMSSATNTFDTFNIGSMIMTTIAEVYDKKQYNDYWVVAKIVGIENGLDWYYNSCKTSGCSKKLTLNTNGCYDCYKCNKTWGEGMLRYRLKVRVVDRNGNAPFLLWDRECKELIGMSAVELRDKYPQDNQLLPNEILSLRSMTLIWKIAVRKEQFDNLHNAFAVMKAINDTKLVDSYCPELLESFDNDPTSKLQSNDCFELDEEFISEGEAESPLAITGNATDVEDLDSGAVKRCLLDEFSSSKTSTKKMLLQVKLEKTTEDVV